A genomic region of Chitinimonas arctica contains the following coding sequences:
- a CDS encoding M20/M25/M40 family metallo-hydrolase, whose translation MNSTPITPLYLSSPAEPFPVHRIAKLPPTFARKPFMAALLATTMLLTQAQAALGPVETALVKTVGQNSQEQLATLEKLVNINSGSTNPAGVIAVGEVLKPEFEALGFEVKWHALPAEMRHAGSLVATRPDGSGKKILLIGHLDTVFSPASRFQRFIRSGDKASGPGVIDDKGGVVTLLHALKALHAEGLLKRSNIVVVLTGDEEQSAKPTSISRKALMDAAEGAEVALEFEFSLADDSAVVARRGIGEWLLRSSGTSAHSSTIFSPKVGVGAVFELAHMLDTMRTQLADIPGLTFNPGLIMGGSELEEDAENGRGTVTGRKTVVAQTALAHGDLRFIDGAQMASTQARMRGIVANSLAGAHSTIEFKDGIPAMADTAANRALLQQYHEVSEALGYGPVRAVPPTARGAADISFVADKIKANLAGLGPAGTGAHTESETIWLDSLPKATSRAAILIYRLLQD comes from the coding sequence ATGAATTCGACACCAATCACACCGCTTTACCTGTCCTCCCCCGCTGAACCATTCCCCGTCCACCGTATCGCCAAGCTTCCGCCGACATTCGCGCGAAAGCCGTTCATGGCGGCCCTGCTGGCAACAACGATGTTGCTGACGCAAGCACAAGCTGCCTTGGGTCCGGTCGAGACCGCGCTTGTAAAAACGGTGGGACAAAACTCCCAGGAACAGCTGGCCACGCTGGAAAAGCTGGTGAACATCAACAGCGGCAGTACCAATCCGGCCGGCGTTATCGCGGTAGGCGAAGTGCTCAAGCCCGAATTCGAGGCGCTGGGCTTCGAAGTCAAATGGCACGCCCTTCCCGCCGAAATGCGCCATGCCGGCAGCTTGGTCGCCACCCGCCCAGATGGATCAGGTAAGAAAATACTCTTGATCGGCCATCTGGATACAGTGTTTTCTCCCGCAAGTCGGTTTCAGCGATTTATCCGAAGTGGCGACAAGGCGTCCGGCCCCGGCGTAATCGACGATAAGGGGGGTGTTGTCACGCTTCTCCATGCCCTGAAGGCATTGCATGCGGAAGGCTTGCTCAAGCGCAGCAATATTGTCGTGGTCTTGACCGGCGATGAGGAGCAGTCCGCCAAGCCAACCAGCATTTCGCGCAAGGCCTTGATGGATGCCGCCGAAGGTGCCGAAGTCGCGTTGGAGTTTGAATTCTCCCTGGCCGATGACTCGGCGGTGGTGGCGCGGCGGGGCATAGGAGAATGGCTGCTGCGTTCCAGCGGAACCAGCGCCCATTCATCGACCATCTTTTCGCCCAAGGTAGGCGTGGGCGCGGTGTTCGAGTTGGCCCATATGCTCGATACCATGCGAACGCAGCTTGCCGATATTCCAGGCCTGACCTTCAATCCCGGCCTGATCATGGGCGGAAGTGAACTGGAAGAGGATGCGGAGAATGGTCGCGGCACCGTCACGGGCCGCAAAACCGTTGTTGCGCAGACAGCCCTTGCCCACGGTGATCTTCGCTTTATCGACGGTGCACAGATGGCGTCCACGCAAGCACGCATGCGCGGCATCGTCGCCAATAGCCTGGCGGGCGCGCATAGCACCATCGAGTTCAAGGATGGTATCCCCGCCATGGCCGATACCGCGGCAAACCGCGCGCTTTTGCAGCAGTATCATGAAGTAAGTGAGGCGCTTGGCTATGGTCCTGTCCGCGCCGTTCCCCCGACCGCGCGCGGTGCGGCGGATATTTCGTTCGTGGCGGACAAGATCAAGGCCAATTTGGCCGGTTTAGGCCCGGCGGGCACCGGCGCGCATACGGAATCGGAAACAATTTGGCTGGATTCTCTGCCGAAGGCCACCTCGCGTGCGGCGATTTTGATTTACCGTCTCTTACAGGACTGA
- the sctQ gene encoding type III secretion system cytoplasmic ring protein SctQ, translating into MSLADVYDELESLLLLVSSGRTIDTASGDRITLEYKKSGGNGLVLNFRMGDRALSAWVAEHEYCRWIEPMLPVPSADRIPPELFPLLCTWSLAPLDAWLTSLGFEQILGDSIARGEGDAEEGWVLTIEGDRGQLCLSLLDWPLDWLKCIAEQQAPFEMQACEMTAPVCVAAGWTRMTLNNLRSLRIGDGLVLDTSARIDEGEWYLFERKPLARISCAEDDSLATVEELMDDFDDWLNIAEIEKTLGECEPEPFTGVNDIVMTVVAEAGRIELPLSSLASLHEGQLLDANIRHNRDIRLKINGKTIGSGSLVKVGEKLMVRIEKLGL; encoded by the coding sequence ATGAGCCTTGCTGATGTATACGATGAACTTGAATCGCTTTTGCTCTTGGTATCTTCTGGTCGGACCATCGATACCGCCAGCGGCGATCGCATTACCTTGGAGTATAAAAAATCCGGTGGCAACGGCCTGGTCTTGAATTTCCGGATGGGCGACCGGGCGCTGAGCGCTTGGGTAGCCGAGCATGAGTACTGCCGTTGGATCGAGCCGATGCTTCCCGTACCGAGCGCCGACAGGATTCCACCTGAGCTATTTCCTTTGCTTTGCACCTGGAGCTTGGCGCCATTGGATGCCTGGCTGACCTCCTTGGGTTTCGAGCAAATACTGGGGGACAGCATTGCGCGCGGGGAGGGTGACGCGGAGGAGGGGTGGGTACTGACCATCGAGGGTGATAGAGGGCAGCTCTGTTTGAGTCTGCTGGATTGGCCCCTGGATTGGCTAAAGTGCATTGCCGAACAGCAAGCGCCCTTCGAAATGCAGGCCTGCGAGATGACGGCGCCGGTGTGTGTGGCTGCCGGTTGGACGCGTATGACCTTGAACAATTTACGCTCTTTGCGGATTGGCGATGGCCTGGTACTGGATACGTCCGCGCGGATCGACGAGGGTGAATGGTATTTGTTCGAGCGTAAACCCCTGGCACGTATATCGTGCGCCGAAGACGATAGCTTGGCGACTGTAGAGGAACTAATGGACGATTTTGACGATTGGCTGAATATCGCCGAGATAGAAAAGACACTCGGTGAGTGCGAACCGGAGCCGTTTACCGGCGTGAACGATATTGTCATGACTGTCGTTGCCGAAGCAGGCCGTATCGAACTTCCCTTGAGTAGCTTGGCCTCATTGCACGAAGGTCAGTTGCTGGATGCCAATATTCGACATAATCGCGATATCAGGCTGAAGATAAATGGCAAGACCATTGGTAGCGGCTCGCTCGTGAAAGTGGGAGAAAAGCTGATGGTGCGTATCGAAAAGCTGGGTTTGTAA
- a CDS encoding EscN/YscN/HrcN family type III secretion system ATPase → MRLPEEGRISLPLSNKLSGQTAGRGDDESVRLLGRIIDVGPTILRASLPGVSLGELCRLEGRGIDAEVVSIEGPIALLSPFAEPVGIGRGELVRPLGYRHRIAVGDFLVGSVLDGLGNPLTELPARDDSRTEYRTLDRRAPDPLTRPIIDTPLPLGVKVIDGLLTCGRGQRIGIFAAAGGGKSTLLSMICDGSHADVIVLALVGERGREVREFLEHALTPEARARTVVVVSTSDRPALERLKAAYTATTIAEYFRDQGKSVLLMVDSLTRFARAVREIGLASGEKPAAGSFPPSLFAQLPRLLERAGPAVTGSITGIYTVLVEGDNMNEPVADEVRSILDGHIILSRKLAESNHYPAIDVGASISRIMNQIVPAKQRELAGKVRRMMARYKEIELLVRVGEYQKGQDAEADEALARRDAIGAFLRQGVDEKSSLEDTVRMLWNVAEGPC, encoded by the coding sequence ATGCGCCTGCCTGAGGAAGGACGGATAAGCCTACCCCTGTCCAATAAACTGAGTGGCCAGACAGCGGGTCGTGGCGATGACGAGAGTGTCCGGCTTTTGGGGCGAATCATCGACGTCGGTCCGACGATCTTGCGTGCCTCGCTACCCGGTGTGAGCTTGGGCGAGCTTTGCCGGCTGGAGGGGCGGGGTATCGATGCCGAAGTGGTATCGATCGAGGGACCGATTGCGCTGCTGTCACCCTTTGCGGAACCGGTGGGTATAGGGCGCGGAGAATTGGTCCGGCCTTTGGGCTACCGCCATCGCATTGCGGTAGGGGATTTTCTGGTGGGCAGTGTGTTGGATGGCTTGGGCAATCCCCTGACCGAGCTGCCGGCGCGGGATGATTCCCGGACGGAATACCGCACGCTGGATCGGCGGGCGCCCGATCCCCTGACCCGGCCTATCATCGATACGCCGTTGCCGCTGGGGGTCAAGGTGATCGATGGGCTGTTGACTTGCGGCAGGGGGCAGCGTATCGGTATTTTTGCGGCGGCTGGCGGTGGTAAGAGCACGCTGCTGAGCATGATCTGCGACGGTAGCCATGCCGACGTGATTGTCCTTGCCCTGGTTGGCGAGCGGGGCCGCGAGGTGCGCGAGTTCCTGGAGCACGCGCTGACCCCGGAAGCACGGGCCAGAACCGTGGTGGTTGTTTCGACGTCGGACCGACCCGCGCTGGAACGATTGAAAGCCGCCTATACCGCCACCACCATCGCCGAATACTTCCGCGACCAGGGCAAGAGCGTATTACTGATGGTCGATTCGCTGACGCGATTTGCCCGTGCCGTGCGGGAAATTGGCCTGGCCTCCGGGGAAAAGCCCGCGGCAGGGAGTTTCCCCCCCAGCCTGTTTGCACAATTGCCGCGCTTATTGGAGCGCGCCGGCCCTGCGGTGACCGGCAGTATTACGGGCATCTATACCGTCCTGGTCGAGGGCGACAATATGAATGAACCGGTTGCGGATGAAGTCCGGTCCATTCTGGATGGGCATATTATCTTGTCGCGGAAATTGGCCGAAAGTAATCATTATCCAGCCATCGATGTCGGCGCCAGCATCAGCCGGATCATGAACCAGATTGTGCCGGCGAAACAGCGGGAATTGGCCGGTAAGGTTCGCCGGATGATGGCGCGTTATAAAGAAATTGAACTGCTGGTCCGTGTGGGTGAGTACCAAAAGGGTCAAGACGCGGAAGCAGATGAGGCTCTGGCGAGACGCGATGCCATCGGCGCTTTCCTTCGGCAGGGTGTCGACGAGAAAAGCAGTCTTGAAGATACCGTGCGCATGCTTTGGAATGTAGCGGAGGGGCCATGCTAA
- a CDS encoding EscV/YscV/HrcV family type III secretion system export apparatus protein, which translates to MKRIRDWLIIAAGRQDVVLAVMLLVAVFMMIVPLPTPLVDVLIAINLTFSIVLLMVAIYLRDPLELSVFPSLLLITTLYRLALTISTSRLILLQHDAGEIVYAFGSFAVGGNLAVGLIVFTIITIVQFIVITKGSERVAEVGARFSLDGMPGKQMSIDGDMRAGVIDAVEAKRLRALVQKESQLYGAMDGAMKFVKGDAIAAIIVILVNILGGVIVGVFQHGMSAGEAATTYAVLSVGDGLIAQIPALLISIAAGIIVTRVPGEQRQNLAKDLSEQIGRQPQSLMISGGVLVIFAIIPGFPAVVFLPLAVMVFAAGWVGVKRRKARGQSADGSPVGEHGEGAEGQMSPGAQPLALHVATDLKSDLLQKAIERLRSEKFDNLGVPLPEIRLHVDPAMEAGHFEIQLYQERILRMEAPPNWLLLDVASTTMPDVKRLDKLPFGGMVLQWMDVTAAQSLASVGIKYYQGEERLVHCMSLTVDRYASEFIGVQETRFLMDAMEGRYGELVKELQRQLPIGRVAEVLQRLVEEGISVRDLRAIFEALIEWAPSEKDPIMLTEYARLGLRRHIISRHRRGREWISAFTIGDHIENLIRDSIRQTAAGAYSALDHQQNQEILGRIRKSLGEDSDNKHTVLLTAIDVRRFLRKIIEREMFATPVLSFQELGDEAELRVLGNIDLIGGGEYAPA; encoded by the coding sequence GTGAAGCGAATACGTGATTGGCTGATCATCGCAGCAGGCCGGCAAGATGTAGTGCTGGCGGTTATGTTGCTGGTGGCCGTGTTTATGATGATCGTGCCGCTGCCAACGCCATTGGTGGACGTGCTGATTGCCATCAATTTGACATTTTCAATCGTGTTGCTGATGGTTGCCATCTATCTTCGCGACCCGCTGGAACTTTCCGTCTTTCCATCCTTATTGCTGATAACGACCTTATATCGCCTGGCACTCACCATCAGTACCAGCCGCCTGATCCTGCTGCAGCACGATGCCGGCGAGATCGTCTATGCCTTCGGCAGCTTTGCGGTGGGCGGAAACCTGGCGGTCGGGCTGATCGTATTCACCATCATCACCATCGTGCAATTCATCGTCATTACCAAGGGCTCCGAACGGGTGGCCGAAGTGGGGGCGCGCTTCTCGCTGGACGGCATGCCGGGCAAGCAGATGAGTATCGATGGCGATATGCGGGCGGGTGTGATCGACGCGGTCGAGGCCAAGCGGCTCCGGGCCCTGGTACAGAAGGAAAGCCAGCTTTATGGCGCAATGGATGGCGCGATGAAGTTCGTGAAGGGCGATGCCATCGCGGCGATCATCGTCATCCTGGTCAACATTCTCGGCGGTGTGATCGTCGGCGTTTTCCAGCATGGCATGAGCGCGGGCGAAGCGGCTACCACTTACGCCGTGCTGTCCGTCGGCGATGGCCTGATCGCGCAGATTCCCGCCCTGCTGATTTCGATCGCCGCGGGGATCATCGTCACCCGCGTGCCGGGCGAGCAGCGGCAGAACCTGGCCAAGGACCTGTCGGAGCAGATCGGCCGCCAGCCTCAATCCCTGATGATTTCCGGCGGTGTTCTGGTTATTTTTGCCATCATTCCGGGTTTCCCGGCGGTGGTTTTCCTCCCCCTGGCCGTCATGGTGTTCGCAGCGGGCTGGGTGGGGGTCAAGCGCCGCAAGGCCAGAGGCCAGTCGGCCGATGGATCCCCGGTGGGTGAACATGGCGAAGGCGCGGAAGGGCAGATGTCGCCGGGCGCGCAACCGTTGGCCCTGCATGTGGCGACCGACTTGAAATCCGACTTGCTGCAGAAGGCCATCGAACGCTTGCGTAGCGAGAAGTTCGACAATCTGGGCGTCCCTTTGCCGGAAATCCGATTACATGTCGATCCTGCCATGGAAGCCGGTCACTTCGAGATCCAGCTCTATCAGGAACGGATCCTGCGCATGGAAGCGCCTCCCAATTGGCTGTTGCTGGATGTGGCATCGACAACGATGCCGGACGTGAAACGCCTCGACAAATTGCCGTTCGGTGGGATGGTCTTGCAGTGGATGGATGTAACGGCCGCACAAAGCCTGGCCAGCGTCGGCATCAAATACTATCAGGGCGAGGAGCGTCTGGTGCATTGCATGTCCCTGACCGTGGACCGCTACGCTTCGGAATTCATCGGCGTGCAGGAAACACGCTTTCTGATGGATGCCATGGAAGGGCGCTACGGCGAGCTGGTCAAGGAACTGCAAAGGCAGCTGCCTATCGGCAGGGTTGCGGAAGTATTGCAACGGCTGGTCGAGGAGGGCATATCGGTTCGCGATCTCCGTGCCATTTTCGAAGCGCTGATCGAATGGGCTCCCAGCGAGAAGGATCCCATCATGCTGACAGAATACGCACGCCTGGGTTTACGGCGCCATATCATCAGCCGTCATCGCCGCGGCAGAGAGTGGATCTCGGCTTTCACCATTGGCGACCATATCGAAAACCTGATTCGCGATTCCATCCGCCAAACCGCCGCCGGCGCCTATTCGGCCCTGGACCATCAACAGAACCAGGAGATCCTCGGCCGCATCCGCAAATCCTTGGGCGAGGATAGCGACAATAAGCACACGGTCTTGCTGACCGCGATCGATGTCCGTCGTTTTCTGCGCAAGATCATCGAACGCGAGATGTTTGCCACCCCTGTCCTGTCCTTCCAGGAACTGGGGGATGAAGCGGAGCTGAGGGTGCTAGGCAATATCGACCTGATCGGCGGGGGTGAGTATGCGCCTGCCTGA
- a CDS encoding TyeA family type III secretion system gatekeeper subunit, whose protein sequence is MNKIDKPVFIPSTPIVSVDPDADIGKWADRTPRQIIPGNAISDLVGKELAELNEDALAETQEDMGFVLGGRMRELARGNAKSDTARARTNLLRLVEDISAVEAVGLDDLLGRFGDLANHANPFEAMREAGLDSGQMALLLGIWLTDKNLTGGRRKRLEEALLAVMGDEEWELKLFAQLEFGKPSPAALAQLKALYQRAGARHTSLSQWFAELKSMPDSKRKLKALLRALAFELSSQGAPIEGNRLVAVIMDLRRILLFFGFEEHARKTTQVFPAWGMNADQYMSELLQTIDQVWVSMDWFSGRVQALGLAENLRYGYGRAFTETMRLLSRDCFKEDMQRDEILQAIKDYLEELTADE, encoded by the coding sequence ATGAACAAAATTGATAAACCGGTTTTCATACCGTCTACCCCGATTGTCAGCGTCGATCCAGATGCCGACATAGGCAAATGGGCTGATAGAACACCCCGTCAGATCATTCCAGGCAACGCCATCTCGGACCTGGTCGGCAAGGAGTTGGCGGAACTGAACGAAGACGCGCTGGCCGAAACCCAGGAAGATATGGGCTTTGTACTGGGCGGCCGCATGCGCGAACTGGCCCGTGGCAACGCCAAGTCGGATACCGCGCGTGCGCGCACCAATCTGCTCCGTCTGGTTGAAGATATCAGCGCGGTCGAAGCGGTTGGGCTGGATGATCTGCTGGGTCGATTCGGGGATCTGGCCAATCATGCCAATCCATTCGAGGCCATGCGCGAAGCGGGACTGGACAGCGGGCAGATGGCGCTACTGCTGGGTATTTGGCTAACGGACAAGAACCTGACGGGTGGCCGTCGCAAGCGGCTTGAAGAGGCGCTGCTCGCCGTAATGGGCGACGAGGAATGGGAGCTGAAGCTGTTTGCCCAGCTTGAATTCGGCAAACCCAGCCCCGCCGCGCTCGCGCAGCTGAAGGCGCTTTACCAGCGTGCCGGCGCCAGGCATACCTCCTTGAGCCAGTGGTTCGCGGAACTGAAAAGCATGCCCGATAGCAAGCGCAAGCTGAAAGCCTTGCTGAGAGCCTTGGCATTCGAGCTTTCCTCCCAGGGGGCGCCCATCGAAGGCAATCGACTTGTGGCGGTGATCATGGACTTGCGCCGTATCCTGCTGTTCTTCGGCTTTGAGGAACATGCCAGGAAGACGACGCAAGTTTTTCCCGCCTGGGGTATGAACGCCGATCAATATATGAGTGAATTGCTGCAGACCATCGATCAGGTCTGGGTGTCGATGGATTGGTTTTCCGGCCGTGTCCAGGCCTTGGGGCTTGCCGAAAACCTGCGCTATGGCTATGGCCGCGCATTTACCGAAACCATGAGGTTGCTCTCGAGAGACTGCTTCAAGGAAGATATGCAGCGTGACGAAATCCTGCAGGCGATTAAAGACTACCTCGAAGAGTTGACTGCAGACGAATGA
- a CDS encoding type III secretion system domain-containing protein, with product MMLSPLPEVTRMHQLAWQPGAWMAEPWWEQLGLAAWREQYARMSSVRKALDELIIKRRGFPASALPAQVPDDARYLLSLEPRLPVLLTGMGLVLLGGKPYLMMGEYRRALTRILGGGGCDQLLMLWPRGAGASMVELAADDLPAHALAVGAGWLQRLDLGPAGQALAVLLPPAMDAPPDAFDLPMSFFIRMARFL from the coding sequence ATGATGCTGTCCCCGCTGCCGGAAGTCACCCGCATGCACCAATTGGCCTGGCAGCCCGGCGCATGGATGGCCGAGCCATGGTGGGAGCAGCTGGGGCTTGCTGCGTGGCGGGAACAGTATGCGCGTATGTCCTCGGTGCGCAAGGCACTCGATGAACTGATCATCAAGCGCCGTGGCTTCCCCGCTAGCGCGCTGCCGGCCCAGGTGCCGGATGACGCACGCTACCTGCTTTCGCTGGAACCGCGGCTACCGGTGCTGTTGACCGGCATGGGGCTTGTCCTGCTGGGCGGCAAACCTTACTTGATGATGGGTGAATACCGGCGTGCATTGACGCGCATCCTCGGTGGAGGCGGCTGCGATCAGCTCCTGATGCTTTGGCCGAGGGGGGCGGGCGCCAGCATGGTCGAGCTTGCTGCCGATGATCTGCCGGCGCATGCACTCGCGGTCGGCGCCGGCTGGCTGCAGCGATTGGATTTAGGCCCGGCAGGTCAAGCGTTGGCGGTGTTGCTACCGCCGGCGATGGATGCGCCACCCGACGCATTCGACCTGCCGATGTCGTTCTTCATCAGGATGGCACGTTTTCTATGA
- the sctJ gene encoding type III secretion system inner membrane ring lipoprotein SctJ, with protein sequence MKSFLQGKKWVWLLVLFLSACKVELYSNLPEEEANRMMAVLMLKKINADKVPIKSGSVAIHVDKGQFVDAVEVLRQNGLPERKRDGMNELFPSNQLVTSPAQEQAKMVYLKEQQLEKMLSGMDGVILSMVSIAESKETNSREVSQPSASVFIKYNPEVNLATREGEIKSLIHDAIPNLLPENISVVMQAAVFRYSASVPTPIAAAVPTSAETAAHRPAKQPATSSFTESADIRLWLFAGLSALVLVLGALFLLRKRER encoded by the coding sequence ATGAAGTCGTTTTTGCAAGGCAAAAAATGGGTATGGTTGTTGGTGCTTTTTCTGAGCGCATGCAAGGTCGAGCTATACAGTAATTTGCCTGAAGAAGAAGCCAACCGGATGATGGCGGTGCTGATGCTTAAAAAGATCAACGCCGATAAGGTGCCCATTAAAAGCGGTTCGGTGGCCATCCACGTGGATAAGGGTCAATTTGTCGATGCGGTGGAAGTTTTACGGCAGAACGGGCTTCCCGAGCGAAAACGCGACGGGATGAACGAATTGTTTCCTTCCAATCAATTGGTCACTTCTCCCGCGCAGGAACAGGCCAAGATGGTCTATCTGAAAGAACAGCAGCTGGAAAAAATGCTATCGGGCATGGATGGCGTGATCCTGTCCATGGTTTCCATTGCGGAATCCAAGGAAACCAATAGCCGCGAAGTTAGCCAGCCCTCGGCGTCGGTATTTATAAAATACAACCCGGAGGTGAATCTGGCTACCCGCGAGGGGGAGATCAAAAGCCTTATCCACGATGCGATCCCCAACCTGCTGCCTGAAAATATCAGCGTGGTGATGCAAGCGGCGGTATTTCGCTATTCGGCTTCGGTGCCGACCCCCATCGCGGCTGCCGTGCCCACATCGGCCGAAACGGCCGCCCATCGGCCCGCCAAACAGCCGGCTACCTCATCCTTTACCGAATCGGCGGATATCCGCCTTTGGCTGTTTGCCGGCTTGAGCGCCTTGGTCCTGGTACTGGGCGCCCTGTTTTTGCTGAGAAAGCGTGAGCGATGA
- the sctI gene encoding type III secretion system inner rod subunit SctI: protein MAAIEALNMASASASVDPVKPRLESIDPADIEKFNRALYGQPGAETSILKDIQTHALGLSEAMESGKPTMGQFADPKAMLDAQTKLMKMVLDVEMTSKVAGSLSQSINKLVNLQ, encoded by the coding sequence ATGGCAGCAATTGAAGCACTGAATATGGCCTCGGCATCGGCGTCGGTGGATCCCGTCAAGCCGCGCCTGGAAAGTATCGACCCTGCGGATATCGAAAAATTCAATCGTGCGCTTTATGGACAGCCGGGTGCCGAAACCTCGATTCTGAAAGACATCCAAACGCATGCACTGGGGCTCAGCGAGGCAATGGAAAGCGGTAAGCCGACCATGGGTCAATTTGCCGATCCCAAAGCGATGCTGGACGCGCAAACAAAGCTGATGAAAATGGTGCTGGATGTTGAAATGACCTCGAAGGTTGCCGGCTCGCTATCCCAGTCCATCAATAAATTGGTCAATTTGCAATGA
- a CDS encoding EscG/YscG/SsaH family type III secretion system needle protein co-chaperone, with amino-acid sequence MSTLTQEDRQLLVEAAFAAVNHGMQLEVSDLLNALPWLIEDMEDRAMSGAVLLWSIGKAGQALESLAGLDSAHALLLRAMITHGPSGELAGQDAHAAPDQSMTKPQGSEKWQQLKH; translated from the coding sequence ATGAGTACCCTTACTCAAGAGGATCGCCAGCTGCTGGTTGAAGCGGCTTTCGCGGCGGTCAACCATGGTATGCAGCTTGAAGTGTCCGATCTTTTAAATGCCCTCCCTTGGCTGATCGAGGATATGGAAGATAGAGCAATGAGCGGCGCCGTACTGCTGTGGAGCATAGGCAAGGCCGGGCAGGCGCTGGAAAGCCTGGCCGGATTGGACAGCGCGCATGCCTTGCTGCTGCGCGCCATGATTACCCATGGCCCGAGCGGTGAACTGGCCGGCCAGGATGCCCACGCCGCACCCGATCAATCCATGACAAAACCTCAGGGAAGCGAAAAATGGCAGCAATTGAAGCACTGA
- the sctF gene encoding type III secretion system needle filament subunit SctF: protein MDIESIVGNLERLTDQSGKSVQSMMTGDDLNNPAKLVKVQFALQQYSVFIGFNSAVMKMVKDMVMGIIAKI from the coding sequence ATGGATATCGAAAGCATCGTCGGCAATCTTGAGCGCTTGACCGACCAATCCGGCAAAAGTGTGCAGTCCATGATGACCGGGGATGATTTGAATAATCCCGCCAAGTTGGTCAAGGTTCAGTTCGCGCTGCAGCAATACTCGGTTTTCATCGGTTTCAATAGCGCGGTGATGAAGATGGTCAAAGACATGGTCATGGGGATTATTGCCAAGATATGA
- a CDS encoding helix-turn-helix transcriptional regulator, translated as MTVQLILFKQASEVRVKGELHTIQPNSLVLTDDKALIASDTENWKPFVFHVGDFQDLYLGVIDLLDDAPVSMFKPAALRQIQVDEALINVALLLAEASPAAMLHFIYAYCLGCDKTYFTALLKQCVAGDQGFFDFIEANFCKPWTVTQFADELGLPVRKLNFLFHEKFGMSAKHWLLERRLNLARKLLLTTEMRVIDIAFECGFSNHAHFTDSFKKRYQRSPTELRQGRQPEVNTSFDLAPPVLSVA; from the coding sequence ATGACAGTGCAATTGATCTTATTCAAGCAGGCCAGCGAAGTTCGCGTAAAAGGCGAACTACACACTATCCAACCCAATAGTTTGGTGCTCACCGATGACAAGGCATTAATTGCCTCGGATACGGAAAATTGGAAGCCTTTTGTATTTCACGTGGGCGATTTTCAGGATCTTTACCTGGGCGTAATCGATCTGCTGGACGATGCGCCAGTCTCGATGTTCAAGCCGGCCGCCTTGCGCCAGATACAGGTGGATGAGGCATTGATCAATGTCGCACTCCTATTGGCGGAGGCCAGCCCCGCCGCCATGCTGCATTTTATCTATGCTTATTGCCTGGGTTGCGACAAGACGTATTTCACCGCGCTGTTGAAACAGTGCGTGGCGGGTGATCAAGGTTTCTTTGATTTTATCGAAGCGAATTTCTGCAAGCCGTGGACCGTGACACAATTTGCCGACGAACTTGGTTTGCCGGTCCGTAAGCTGAATTTCCTGTTTCATGAAAAATTCGGCATGTCGGCCAAGCATTGGTTATTGGAGCGTCGCCTGAATCTCGCCAGGAAGCTATTATTGACCACGGAAATGCGCGTAATCGATATTGCTTTCGAATGTGGCTTCAGCAACCATGCCCATTTTACCGATAGCTTCAAAAAGCGCTATCAGCGCAGCCCCACCGAATTGCGCCAAGGACGGCAGCCGGAAGTCAATACTTCCTTTGATTTGGCGCCGCCGGTATTGTCTGTAGCGTAA
- a CDS encoding CesT family type III secretion system chaperone, with protein sequence MIFDRLLTEFGTAIGLSGLQFDDDGFCHLKIDKEYPLTLRRDREGQRLIMISPLHEQLLETASPAWIRTALTMALYPLAGYKPGVGYDADSELLMMYHSLPIAGLNLQRLEAALDMFIRTIKTGISGAEMTLAEPPAAAMQKLSRPPLTRIV encoded by the coding sequence ATGATTTTTGACCGTTTGCTAACCGAATTCGGAACCGCCATTGGCTTGTCGGGGCTGCAATTCGACGACGACGGATTTTGCCATCTGAAGATCGATAAGGAATATCCGCTTACCCTGCGGCGTGATCGCGAAGGACAGCGCCTGATCATGATTTCCCCCTTGCATGAACAATTACTGGAAACCGCCTCCCCAGCATGGATAAGGACCGCCCTGACGATGGCCCTGTATCCCCTCGCGGGCTACAAACCCGGCGTGGGCTATGACGCCGATTCCGAGCTTTTGATGATGTATCACTCCCTTCCCATTGCCGGCTTGAATTTGCAGCGGCTGGAGGCTGCATTGGATATGTTTATCCGGACCATCAAGACCGGCATATCGGGCGCCGAAATGACCCTGGCCGAACCACCTGCGGCGGCCATGCAAAAGCTCAGCCGGCCGCCATTGACACGTATCGTGTAG